The nucleotide window CGTCTGTCAATCCAGCCTCTAGGGTGAACTTCAGACCCTGTCCGGGCGGTGCCGCCTTCCGCGCCTCGGAAGCGGTCGCCGGGAGCCGCCCGGACAAGCCGGCCTCCCTCTCCCCCCACTGCGGGCCGCTTCTCGCCCGTCAACACCCAGAACAGGCAGCTGAGGTCATGGAACCACTGGGCTCAGACGATCCCCGGGAACTAGGTCCCTACCGTCTTGTGGCACGGCTCGGCGCGGGGGGCATGGGCCGGGTCTACCTGGCCACGTCCCCGGACGGGCAGACCGTCGCGGTCAAGGCCATCCGCCCCGAGCTGATGGGCGACAAGAACTTCCGCATCCGTTTCCGTCGTGAGGTGGAGGCCTCGGGCGCGGTCGGCGGCAGGTACACGGCGCCGGTGGTGGACGCCGACCCGGACGCCGACACGCCCTGGCTCGCCACGGCCTACATACCGGGCCCCACACTGGCCGAGGCGGTCGCCGCGCACGGGCCGCTCCCGGTGGAGTCGGTGCTCGTCCTGGGCGCCGGGATCGCGGAGGCGCTGATCTCGGTGCAGGCCGCCGGCCTCGTCCACCGTGACCTCAAGCCGTCCAATGTGCTGCTGGCCGCCGACGGGCCGCGCGTCATCGACTTCGGCATCGTCCGCGCGAGCGACGGCTACGACCTCACACGCTCCGGGGCCCTGTTCGGCTCCTTCGAGTACATGTGTCCCGAGCAGGCCACGGGCGAGCCTCTGGGGCCCGAGGGGGACGTCTTCTCCCTGGGCTCGGTGCTCACGTTCGCCGTGTCGGGACACTCCCCGTTCAGCGGCAACTCGGCGGCCACCCTCCTCTACCAGGTCGTGCACAACGCGCCGGACCTCACGGGCGTCCCCGACCCGCTGGACAAGATCATCAGCCTCTGTCTCACCAAGGACCCGCGGCTTCGGATCACCCCGGACAAGCTGGCGGCGGCCTGTGCGCCGGGCGGTGTGGAGCAGCTGATCGGGGACGACTGGCTGCCCGCGCCCATAGCCACCTCGATCGCCCGTCGTACGGCGGCGGTGACGGCTCTCGACACCGCGACACTCGCTCCGGGCACGGCCCCCGCCACCGCGGAGGCCCCGATCCCGAGCCTCTACGACTACCGCTACGGCTACGACCAGGACCGGGCGGCCTCCACGGCGGACCCGGCCCCGGCGTGCCACTCCCCCGCCTCCGGCGCCTACGGCCAGGGCGACGAGGCCCGCCGCGAGGCCCAGCCGCCCGGCCCGGAGCCGTATGCCCCCTCGGGGGAACCGGCGCCGGCCCGGTCCACCTCCCCGGGGCACCGGCGTGCCCTCTCCCCCCGGCGCGGTCTGTCCCGGCGCGCGATCCTCGCCGTGTCGGCGGGTGCCGCCGCCTCGGTCGGCACCGGTGTGCTGCTCACCCGGGGCAAGAACATGAGCGGGGGGACCGCCGAGCCGCTGGGCAGTCCGCCCAAGCCGGTCTGGACGCACCGAGGCGATCCGCTGCTCCAGGCCCCGGCCGTGTTCAACGACGGGACGGCCCTGTTGAAGAGCCGCCCGGGCGGCATGATCTGCCTCGACCTCAAGGACGGCACCCGCCCCAGATGGGTCTACAAAGGCATCAGTCAGTCGCCCACCCCCGCCCTGCTGATCTTCGGCGCCGCCGTCGCGCTGGGCGAGGGCTCGACGGTGATCGGAATCGACCCCGCCGACGGGACGGAACGTTTCACCCTCGACTTCGGGCCTGAGTTCCGGTTCGAGACCCTGTTCGGCGGCTACAACGACACTGCCCTCTCCGTCATCGGTCTGAGGTTCCGGCGCGAGAGCGCCGAGCAGGGGGTCGCGACGTCCACGGAGACGATCTTCGGCGTCGATCTCCCGACCCGCCGGGCCGACATCATCCCCATCAGCCCCGAGGACGTCGGTGTCCCGCTGCATCCGGTCGTCATCCCGGGCTACTTCATCTACGCCGACGGCCTGCGCAATGTGACGGCCCGGAACACGGAGACCTCCGGGATCCAGTGGAAACACCCGGTCGGTTACGACCTCCGGCCCGGGCTGGCCGTTCTCGACCGGACCGTGTTCACCATCGGCCGCGAACTGGAGGCCCTGGACCTCTCCACCGGCAAGCGGCGCTGGCGGGTGCGGCCCGACCGAGGCCAGTTCGGCTCGCTCGGCGTCGCCGGGGCCACGGTGTACGTCACCGGCACGAACCCCTCCGGGGTGTACGCCTTCAACGCCGCCACCGGCGCCCGGCGCTGGTTCTGCCCGACGCCACGCCTCAATGTCGACCAGCCGGTCACCGCGGGCCCCGAGACGGTCTACGTCCCCGCCTACAGGAACAAGAACGGTTTCTACGCGATCGACGCCGCCCGGGGCGAACTGCTGTGGAACTTCACCGACGGCCGCGAGACCGGCGTCAACGACTGGCAGCTCGCCTGCGACGACAACGGCTTCCTGGTGGCCCAGCACTACGACCGCACGTACGGGCTGGCGCCCTCCTGACCGCCCGGCCCCTCACCGGCCGGCCCCTCACCGCCCCGCCCCTCACCGCGTCGCCCTTCACCGCGTCGACTCGACCGCCTTGCTCGGCGGGCTTGTGGAAGGCGTAGGTGGCGGAGTAGCGGACGCCGGGTCCGGTCGGTGCCGGTGCAGGCGGTGGTGGGGTGACACCGCCGCGGGTGTCGTGGCGCTGGGGGTAGAAGGCGTGCGGTGCCCCGGCGCCCCGGCTCTCGGACCGGGACGCCTGGCGGCAGCCGCGTCGGCGAACGCGGCGCGAGGGCGTACGCGGCCGGCGTACCGGGTTCTGTGCCGGGACCGAGTGGGGAGTATGGACGGTCGGCTCTCTGCCGACGAGGGACTGCGGGGCATGCGGACGGGTCAGGCCGCCGCGACTTCGGAGGCAGGCTTCGGGGGGCAGGGCTTCGGGCGAGGCTTCGGGGCGGGCATATCCGTTCGCGTTCGAGCGGACAGGAGTCCTACTGTCGGCTCATGACCAAGCCCCTCGTCGCTCTCCTCAGCGGCGCCGGTATCTCCACCGACTCCGGCATCCCGGACTACCGCGGCCCGAACGGGCTGTGGCGGCGGGACCCGGAGGCCGAGAAGCTCGTGACCTACGAGTACTACATGGGCGACCCGGAGATCCGGCGGCGCTCCTGGCAGATGCGGCGGCAGAACCGGACGCTGAAGGCGGAGCCGAACGCCGCGCACCGGGCCGTGGCCGAGCTGGAGCGGTCCGGGGTGCCGGTACGGGTGATCACCCAGAACGTGGACGGGCTGCACCAGCTCGCCGGGATGCCAGCCCGCAAGGTCCTCGAACTGCACGGCACGGCACGGTCCGTGGTGTGCACCAAGTGCCATGCCCGTGCGCCCATGGAGGACGCCCTCGCCCGCGTCGCGGCCGGCGAGGAGGACCCGCCGTGCCTGACGTGCGGCGGCATCCTCAAGTCGGCCACGATCATGTTCGGCGAGCGGCTCGACCCCGTGGTCCTCGGCGAGGCCGTCGCGATCACCAAGGCCTGCCAGGTGTTCATCGCCGTCGGCACGACCCTCCAGGTCCAGCCCGCCGCCGGGCTCGCCGGGATCGCCGCCGACCACGGGGCCCGTCTGATCATCGTCAACGCCGATCCGACCCCGTACGACGAACTCGCCGACGAAGTCGTACGGGAACCGATCGGCACGGCGCTGCCGAGGATTCTGCGGGAGCTCGGCACGGAGCACCCCTAAGGGCGAATCCCGTCGCAAGAGACGTACAGATGCCGCGGCCCGCGCAGCACGGCGTTCTGCCGGTACGGGGGCGGGTCCTCCAGCAGACGTGGGTTTTCCAGCCTCCGGGCCAGTTCCGACAGGGCGAACTGGGTCTCCAGCCGGGCGAGTGGTGCGCCGAAGCAGCTGTGGATGCCGCTGCCCAGGCCGAGGTGCTGGATGTCCCTGCGATCCGGGTCGAAACGGTCCGGGTCCTCGAAGCGCTGGGGGTCGCGGTTGCCGGACGCCAGAACCAGCCAGAGGGAGGCGCCCTTCGGGATGGTGACGCCGCGGACCTCGATGTCGGCGAGGGTGGTGCGCTGTGGCACCAGTTGCACCGGCGGCTCGAAGCGCAGCAACTCCTCCACGATGGGCACGGCCAGCCGCGGATCCTCGCGCAGCCGCTGGAGGACGTCGGGATGGCGCAGCAGGGTCAGCATCCCGTTGGTGATGAGGTTGACGGTGGTCTCGTGCCCCGCGATCAACAGCAGCGCCGCGGTGCTGAGCAGCTCCATCGTCGTCATGGCGCCGTCCTCGCCCTTGGCCGTCGCCAGCTGGGAGAGCATGTCCTCGCCGGGATTCCTGCGGCGCTCCTCGATCAGGCCGGCCAGGTACATGCCCAACTGCATCCGGGCGTCGTGCGCGCCCTTGCCCCGCTCCGTGGGATCCGCGTCCGGGTCGGGGTCCAGGCTCGCGGCGAGCGTGTCCGCCCAGGTGTGGAAGCGCGCCTCGTCCTCGCGCGGCACCCCGAGCAGCCGGCAGATCACGGTCACCGGGAAGGGGTACGAGAACTGCTCCACCAGGTCGATCCGGCCCGGGTCGCCGATGCCGTCGATGAGCCCGGAGACGATGTCGTGGAGCTCTCCGCGCATCCCGTCGACCCGGTGCGGGGAGTGCGGCGGGCCGAAGGGCCGGTTCGTCATGCGTCGCAGCCGGTCGTGTTCCGGCGGGTCGAGCCGCAGGAACCCGGGCGGCAGGGCGCTCTCCTCCCGGGCCGGCTCGGCCAGCGGGTCGCGGGCGGTGGAGGCCAGATTGCGGGCGTCGGAGCTGATCCGGGGATCGTGCAGGAGGCTGCGGATCTCGTAGTAGGTGCTGATGACGTACGGCCCGCCGTCTTCGTGGTGTACCGGCGTCTTCCGCAGCTGTTCGTAGATCGGGTACGGGTTGGCGCGGTTGGCGTGGTCCAGGATCTGGTGCAGCAAGGATTGCGTCATGGCGAGTCCTCGTGGCCGTACGGGTCAGTGCGCGGGGGTGAACGTCATCCGGCGGTCGGCCGGCGAGTATCCGCCGAGGGTCACGGTGGGGCCGTGAGTGGGGACCGAAGGATCGGGGAAGTCGGCGTCGATCGGCCGCTGTCCGTCCGAGCGCCGGTCGACCGTGGGGAACGACGGCGGGAAGGGCGCGGTGGTCTCGATCAGCTCCTGGTAGAACGGCAGCCATCGGGCGTGATCGAAGGCGACCGCGCCGATGACGCGCCCCTGATACCCGTAGACGCCGAGGAACCGGTGGTCCTTGAGCGATCCCTGCGAGATGAGGATCTCCGTCCCCAGCGACGGCACCCCGACCGACTTGATGTTGACTCCGAACTGCGAGGACCAGAAGGCCGGCACCTCCATGTGGGGGATGCGGTCGGTGCTCTCGCTGATCATGTTGTGCGCCGCGATCCGGGCCTGGGTGACGGCGTTGCCCCAGTGCTCCAGGGACAGGAACTGGTAGCCGAACAGGGGGTGCGGGCAGCGTGCGACGTCGCCCGCCGCATAGATGTCGTCGGTGACGATTCCGCGGATGTCGAAGGCGCGGCAGCCGGCGTCGCAGGCGATGCCTCGGGGGCCTGCCCCCAGTCCGGATCCGGCGAGCCATCCGGTGTTGCGGGTGGCGCCGAGCGAGACGATCACCACGTCGGTCTCCACGGTGGAGCCGTCGGACAGAAGCGCGGCGCGCACCCGTCCCGAGGCATCGCCCTCCAGAGCGGTCACCATGACCCCGCACCGCAGGTCCACACCGTGCTCGCGCTGCATCTCGGCAGCCACCGCGCCGACCACCCCGCCGAGAGCGCCGACCAGAGGCGCCGCGCCGCGCTCGGCGACAGTGACCGGGAAGCCGCGCTCGCGGCAGGCGGAGGCGATCTCCGAGCCGGTGAACCCGGCCCCGATGACCAGGACCCGTTTGGGTCCCGCGTCCAGCCGCCGGGCGAGCGCGGCGCTGTCGTCGGCGGTCCGCAGGACGAAGACACCGTCGAGTTCCGCCTCGGCCTCGCGCGGCCACGGTCGCGCCCGAACGCCCGTGGCGATCAGCAGCCGGTCGTACGGCACGTCGTCGCCGTCGGCCAGCCGCACCCGCCGTGCGGCCATGTCCAGGCCGGTGGCCGGGACACCCAGCCGCCAGGTCGCGTCGACCGAACGGAGCCTTGGCAGCGCTGTGCGGTCGGCGGCCGCCCTGCCCAGCAGCACCTGCTTGGAGAGCGGAGGCCGGTCGTACGGCTCGTGGGGCTCGTCGCCGATCATGGTCAGGGAGCCCACGAAGCCCTCGGCCCGCAGGGTCTCGGCAGCGCGCAGCCCGGCCAGCGAGGCGCCCACGACGACGATGCGGCCCTCGCGTTTGAGCCGTTCAAGGGATCCGTCACCGAGCACCGGACACCGCCTCGGCCGGTACGTCCACGGCGTCGACGAGGATGGCCTGGACCGGGCAGGCCGCGGCGGCCTGGGCCAGCTTCGCGCGCTGCGCCTCGGCGGCCTCCGGGTCGTACAGCAGCGCCTCCTCGCCGTGCATGGTGAAGATCTCGGGGGCGAGGAACGCGCACTGCGCATACCCCTGACAGCGGTTCAGGTCGACGGCAATCCTTACCACGGAATCGGTCCTCTCCAATGGCCCGGTCAAGCCCCCTACGACCACCCTCGGTGGCCGGACGGGATGCGGCGACGAGAAGGAGGCCGTTCGAGTCAGCGGTGCGGTCGGCTCAGGTCGACGGGGGCGGCTGCGGGCGGGCGGGGCGCCGGCCCCACAGGATGTTCAGGCTGAGGACCAGGGCCCAGGCCGGGAAGACAAGTTCGGACCAGGGCAGGTTCGCTCCCACCACGAGCAGCGTCAGGCCCGCCAGATAGCCGAGGACGACGAGCGGGCGCGGGAGGGCGCCACGTCGGCGGCCGATGGTCGAGGTCGTGATGATGAACACCGCCGCCATCCGCATGGCGTACGTGGTCAGCAAGGCGTAGGCGAAGTGCCGGCCGAAAGGAGAGTGCTGCTGACTCTCGTCGAGCACGGTTGCGGCCGCCGCGGCGGCGCCGAACAGGGTGGCGACGAAGATCAGGCCGCTGCCCAGGAACACGGTGGAGAAGAACTGGTCCTCGCCCTCGCCGGCCTGCTCGCGCAGGGCGCCCATGAACCACAGGAAGGCGATCCCGGCGAACGGGAGCAGCGCCAGCGCCGTCCGCACGGTGCCGCGCTGTCCGGCACCGACAGTCGCGTCGTCCCCACCGGCGCCGGCGGGCAGAGCGATGCGCATCAGGACGATCGCCGCGGCCATCAGGATCGCGAACACGACCCCGGCCACCCCGGCGGCCCAGGGTGTCGCGAGGCGCTCGTGCTTTCGCTCCATGGTCTCCCGCTTTCTGCCTGGTCCTCCTTCCTACAGACACCAGCGATCCACGGACTCGCGCCACCGGGGTCACTCGGGAGGAAGACCGCAGTGCGCCATACAGGCCATGGCTGGCGAGCGGCTCGCCCCCGTGGTCGTCGGCGAGGCCGTCGCGATCACCAAGGCCTCATGGCGTTCGCGGGGCGGGCAGGATTTCGGCTACAGGCCCTAGAAGAGCGCCGAGCCGCTCTCGAAGTCCAGGAGGCGCTTCTTGCGGTCCAGGCCGCCGCCATAGCCGGTGAGGCCGCCGCTCGCGCCGACTACTCGGTGGCAGGGGACGATGATGCCGATGGGGTTCTTGCCGTTGGCGAGGCCGACCGCGCGGGAGGCACCCGGGTTGCCGAGGGCCTCGGCCAGGTCGCCGTACGAGCGGGTCTCGCCGTAGGGGATGCGGCGCAGTTGCTCCCAGACGGACTGCTGGAACGGGGTGCCGTGCAGGCGGAGTTCGAGGGTGAACTCCTTCAACTCGCCCGCGAAGTAGGCCTCCAGCTGTTCCTCGGCCTCGGCGAAGTGGCTGTGGTCGCGTACGCCGAAGGTCTCCTCCGGTGGGCGGTGGCGCTGTTCGGTCATGTAGAGGCCGCACAGGATGCCGTCGTCGGCGGCGACGAGGGTGAGGGGGCCGTAGGGGCTGTCGACCACAGTGTGCCGCTTGGGCTGGCTCATCATGAACGTCCTTGTCCTGGAAGGAAGTTGATCGGGTGGCTGTCGGTCGCCCACAGGTACTGGACCGCGTACGCCCGCCAGGGGCGCCAGGCCGCCGCGTGTGCGGTGAGCGCGGCCGGTGTGGACGGCAGGCCCAGCTCCTTCGCCGCGCGGCGGACTCCGAGGTCGGTGGGGAGGAAGGCGTCGGGGTCGCCGAGGGCGCGCATGGCGATGACGTCGGCGGTCCAGGGGCCGAAGCCGGGGAGGGCGAGGAGGCGGGAGCGGGTCTCGGCCCAGTCGCTGTCCACGCCCAAGTGCAGTTCGTTGTCGGCGAGTCGACGGACGAGGGTGGTGAACGTGTTCCGCCGGGTGCGGGGCATCGCGAGGGTCCCGGGGTCGAGGGCCGCGAGAGCCTCGGGGGTCGGGAAGAGGTGGGTGAGGCCGCCCCCGGGGTCGTCGACGGGTTCGCCGTGCGCGGTGACCAGCCGGGCCGCGTGGGTGCGGGCGGCGGCCGTGGACACCTGCTGGCCGAGCACCGCCCGTACGGCGAACTCCGCCTCGTCGACCGTACGCGGCACCCGGCGCCCCGGCGCTTTGTCCACCAGCGGCGCGAGGACCGGGTCGCCGCGCAGCTGCTCGTCGACGGCGACCGGGTCGGCGTCCAGATCGAGCATGCGGCGGCAGCGGCTGATGGCCACGGGCAGGTCCCGCAGATCGCTGAGGGTGAGCCGGCAGCCGATGTGGTCGGGCTGCGGAGTGAGGCCGACGATTCCGTGCCCGTACGGCAGCCGGAGCGTGCGCCGGTACGCGCCGTCGCGCCACTCCTCCACGCCGGGTACGGCGGTGGCGGCGAGGTGGCCGAAGAGGTTGTCGGGGTTGAGCGGGGCCCTGAAGGGCAGGCGGAGGCTCAGTACGCCGGGGGTGCCCGGGACGTCGGGCCGACGCCCGGCGGACCGTGCCGCCCGCTCCCGCAGCTCGCTCGGCGAGAGCGCGAAGACCTCCCGCACGGTGTCGTTGAAGGTGCGGATCGAGGAGAATCCGGACGCGAACGTGATCTCCGCCATCGGCAGCGGGGTCGTCTCGATCAGCAGCCGCGCGGTCTGCGCGCGCTGGGCCCGGGCGAGCGCGAGCGGCCCGGCGCCCAGCTCGGCGAGGAGTTGCCGCTCCACCTGCCGGGTGCTGTAGCCGAGCCGCCGCGCGAGCCCCGGCACGCCCTCGCGGTCCACCAACCCGTCCCCGATGAGCCGCATGGCGCGGGCCACCAGGTCGGCCCGCTGGTCCCACTCGGGCGAGCCCGGGCTGCTGTCCGGGCGGCACCGCTTGCACGCCCGGAACCCGGCCTGCTGGCAGGCGGCCGCGCTCGGG belongs to Streptomyces graminofaciens and includes:
- a CDS encoding protein kinase domain-containing protein, which codes for MARLGAGGMGRVYLATSPDGQTVAVKAIRPELMGDKNFRIRFRREVEASGAVGGRYTAPVVDADPDADTPWLATAYIPGPTLAEAVAAHGPLPVESVLVLGAGIAEALISVQAAGLVHRDLKPSNVLLAADGPRVIDFGIVRASDGYDLTRSGALFGSFEYMCPEQATGEPLGPEGDVFSLGSVLTFAVSGHSPFSGNSAATLLYQVVHNAPDLTGVPDPLDKIISLCLTKDPRLRITPDKLAAACAPGGVEQLIGDDWLPAPIATSIARRTAAVTALDTATLAPGTAPATAEAPIPSLYDYRYGYDQDRAASTADPAPACHSPASGAYGQGDEARREAQPPGPEPYAPSGEPAPARSTSPGHRRALSPRRGLSRRAILAVSAGAAASVGTGVLLTRGKNMSGGTAEPLGSPPKPVWTHRGDPLLQAPAVFNDGTALLKSRPGGMICLDLKDGTRPRWVYKGISQSPTPALLIFGAAVALGEGSTVIGIDPADGTERFTLDFGPEFRFETLFGGYNDTALSVIGLRFRRESAEQGVATSTETIFGVDLPTRRADIIPISPEDVGVPLHPVVIPGYFIYADGLRNVTARNTETSGIQWKHPVGYDLRPGLAVLDRTVFTIGRELEALDLSTGKRRWRVRPDRGQFGSLGVAGATVYVTGTNPSGVYAFNAATGARRWFCPTPRLNVDQPVTAGPETVYVPAYRNKNGFYAIDAARGELLWNFTDGRETGVNDWQLACDDNGFLVAQHYDRTYGLAPS
- a CDS encoding SIR2 family NAD-dependent protein deacylase; translation: MTKPLVALLSGAGISTDSGIPDYRGPNGLWRRDPEAEKLVTYEYYMGDPEIRRRSWQMRRQNRTLKAEPNAAHRAVAELERSGVPVRVITQNVDGLHQLAGMPARKVLELHGTARSVVCTKCHARAPMEDALARVAAGEEDPPCLTCGGILKSATIMFGERLDPVVLGEAVAITKACQVFIAVGTTLQVQPAAGLAGIAADHGARLIIVNADPTPYDELADEVVREPIGTALPRILRELGTEHP
- a CDS encoding cytochrome P450, producing the protein MTQSLLHQILDHANRANPYPIYEQLRKTPVHHEDGGPYVISTYYEIRSLLHDPRISSDARNLASTARDPLAEPAREESALPPGFLRLDPPEHDRLRRMTNRPFGPPHSPHRVDGMRGELHDIVSGLIDGIGDPGRIDLVEQFSYPFPVTVICRLLGVPREDEARFHTWADTLAASLDPDPDADPTERGKGAHDARMQLGMYLAGLIEERRRNPGEDMLSQLATAKGEDGAMTTMELLSTAALLLIAGHETTVNLITNGMLTLLRHPDVLQRLREDPRLAVPIVEELLRFEPPVQLVPQRTTLADIEVRGVTIPKGASLWLVLASGNRDPQRFEDPDRFDPDRRDIQHLGLGSGIHSCFGAPLARLETQFALSELARRLENPRLLEDPPPYRQNAVLRGPRHLYVSCDGIRP
- a CDS encoding NAD(P)/FAD-dependent oxidoreductase is translated as MLGDGSLERLKREGRIVVVGASLAGLRAAETLRAEGFVGSLTMIGDEPHEPYDRPPLSKQVLLGRAAADRTALPRLRSVDATWRLGVPATGLDMAARRVRLADGDDVPYDRLLIATGVRARPWPREAEAELDGVFVLRTADDSAALARRLDAGPKRVLVIGAGFTGSEIASACRERGFPVTVAERGAAPLVGALGGVVGAVAAEMQREHGVDLRCGVMVTALEGDASGRVRAALLSDGSTVETDVVIVSLGATRNTGWLAGSGLGAGPRGIACDAGCRAFDIRGIVTDDIYAAGDVARCPHPLFGYQFLSLEHWGNAVTQARIAAHNMISESTDRIPHMEVPAFWSSQFGVNIKSVGVPSLGTEILISQGSLKDHRFLGVYGYQGRVIGAVAFDHARWLPFYQELIETTAPFPPSFPTVDRRSDGQRPIDADFPDPSVPTHGPTVTLGGYSPADRRMTFTPAH
- a CDS encoding ferredoxin yields the protein MVRIAVDLNRCQGYAQCAFLAPEIFTMHGEEALLYDPEAAEAQRAKLAQAAAACPVQAILVDAVDVPAEAVSGAR
- a CDS encoding methylated-DNA--[protein]-cysteine S-methyltransferase yields the protein MSQPKRHTVVDSPYGPLTLVAADDGILCGLYMTEQRHRPPEETFGVRDHSHFAEAEEQLEAYFAGELKEFTLELRLHGTPFQQSVWEQLRRIPYGETRSYGDLAEALGNPGASRAVGLANGKNPIGIIVPCHRVVGASGGLTGYGGGLDRKKRLLDFESGSALF
- a CDS encoding AlkA N-terminal domain-containing protein, with amino-acid sequence MYSDVERCVRAVQSKDARFDGWVFTAVLTTRIYCRPSCPAVPPKPENMTFYPSAAACQQAGFRACKRCRPDSSPGSPEWDQRADLVARAMRLIGDGLVDREGVPGLARRLGYSTRQVERQLLAELGAGPLALARAQRAQTARLLIETTPLPMAEITFASGFSSIRTFNDTVREVFALSPSELRERAARSAGRRPDVPGTPGVLSLRLPFRAPLNPDNLFGHLAATAVPGVEEWRDGAYRRTLRLPYGHGIVGLTPQPDHIGCRLTLSDLRDLPVAISRCRRMLDLDADPVAVDEQLRGDPVLAPLVDKAPGRRVPRTVDEAEFAVRAVLGQQVSTAAARTHAARLVTAHGEPVDDPGGGLTHLFPTPEALAALDPGTLAMPRTRRNTFTTLVRRLADNELHLGVDSDWAETRSRLLALPGFGPWTADVIAMRALGDPDAFLPTDLGVRRAAKELGLPSTPAALTAHAAAWRPWRAYAVQYLWATDSHPINFLPGQGRS